One region of Acropora muricata isolate sample 2 chromosome 13, ASM3666990v1, whole genome shotgun sequence genomic DNA includes:
- the LOC136895156 gene encoding uncharacterized protein has product MLRVLTKTGLEKNLPSKVYYACGITINDSDCLTKLICRKCEAFIHKDDDENNLGAIITGALNSKPGDAMAEIIRTHCPSVFLAMKSAIAAEVSTPCQKLCRRSQGSLLYGNSYESLKEFSFDSIWNEMETNIPFMIQIVSAVSAKNSANITVDLRVKYGFIYSILMSERWHELSALKGVNTVLVLEGGCIKQLQERLNKIGVCLSHGRRDTLLKLLGGHFADKVVERVKSGGVFRGTGDNWDLKVLKRHMRKDIQNEDLHLFASNLIQNRVNFSHLPNVHPKGNIANFPRYQFSLNVREWKVYLSSAKIIVGRIILEFFPKFKWLKSVILRHIPHVYSTEMAHKSTIVNLPLLNANEAKKEDCVSILRAYERWIAEIYHKAGILKEVPHSDNPEVPGAPEAPGQPNAHRQDTADDPMREMKIVFAGDQLTRMRFAGAKDLLSGSHTPSDRFEHCSPFKPVMWHTKASLLQYSYSFLHKAESVSQVGSLKYFREKFNRRNATPSKVLDCYEGSEELFLSVGRAYIVTAALSFFGMASTEEMPTKNTFPPHISAQSEENKKTYFEEVFGKFIDVYLLQKTAITDGEDYVKNYALCFIFLTILILQLKDTAAEADGERNLINQKLLLSVFKSMGAYGKYALEMFTSIAQMECMLTTRLAEEVKWGFFVNWGGGNNMEDDLAQEISNRLSKSIVQRMGPNKTLNSISKVCKAANGIKEVKEQFDTSAGIRHTSVQHTARDSLAEEKAMIADLVQLDPFRIMPGRYHESFPEIKSCPLRYLNIVEFHQWLDKHKWELSNIN; this is encoded by the exons ATGCTTCgggttttgaccaaaactgGTCTTGAGAAGAACCTTCCTTCGAAAGTTTATTATGCCTGTGGAATTACGATAAACGACAGTGATTGCCTTACAAAGCTTATTTGTAGAAAATGTGAAGCATTCATCCACAAG GACGATGATGAAAACAACCTTGGAGCTATTATAACTGGAGCACTGAATTCAAAGCCAGGTGATGCTATGGCAGAAATCATTAGGACACATTGTCCAAGTGTGTTTTTAGCGATGAAATCGGCCATTGCCGCAGAGGTCAGCACACCTTGTCAGAAGCTTTGCAGACGTTCACAAGGCTCTCTTTTGTATGGAAACAGCTACGAGAGTCTGAAGGAATTTTCATTTGATAGTATTTGGAATGAAATGGAAACAAATATTCCTTTCATGATCCAGATAGTGAGTGCTGTTTCTGCGAAAAACTCTGCAAACATCACTGTTGATTTACGCGTGAAATATGGTTTCATTTACTCAATCCTGATGAGCGAACGATGGCACGAACTTAGCGCCCTTAAGGGTGTCAATACAGTTTTGGTTCTAGAGGGTGGATGCATAAAACAG CTTCAAGAGCGACTAAACAAAATTGGTGTTTGCCTCTCACATGGAAGGCGGGACACCCTGTTGAAACTTTTGGGAGGACACTTTGCTGATAAAGTAGTTGAAAGAGTGAAGTCTGGTGGAGTTTTCCGGGGCACTGGTGATAACTGGGACTTAAAAGTGTTAAAAAGACATATGAGAAAGGACATTCAGAATGAAGATCTTCATTTATTTGCATCAAACCTCATTCAAAACAGGGTCAATTTTTCACACCTTCCAAATGTTCACCCTAAGGGGAATATTGCAAATTTCCCTCGCTACCAGTTTTCGTTAAATGTCAGAGAGTGGAAAGTTTACCTGAGCAGTGCAAAGATAATTGTGGGAAGAATAATTCTTGAATTTTTCCCAAAATTTAAGTGGTTGAAGTCAGTTATCCTCAGGCACATCCCTCATGTTTACAGTACTGAAATGGCCCACAAATCCACCATTGTGAACTTACCACTGCTTAATGCCAATGAAGCTAAAAAGGAAGATTGTGTCAGTATTTTGAGAGCATATGAGAGGTGGATTGCTGAAATTTATCACAAGGCAGGGATACTCAAGGAAGTGCCACATAGTGACAACCCTGAAGTGCCAGGGGCACCAGAAGCACCTGGACAGCCCAATGCTCATAGGCAGGACACTGCTGATGATCCCATGAGGGAAATGAAGATTGTCTTTGCTGGTGACCAATTGACACGGATGCGATTTGCTGGAGCAAAGGATTTGCTCTCTGGTTCCCACACTCCTTCAGACCGTTTTGAGCACTGCTCCCCATTCAAACCTGTCATGTGGCACACCAAAGCATCCTTGTTACAATATTCATATTCATTCCTGCACAAAGCTGAATCAGTCAGCCAAGTTGGAAGTCTAAAGTACTTCAGAGAAAAATTCAATCGCCGAAATGCCACTCCATCAAAAGTACTTGATTGCTATGAAGGTAGTGAAGAATTGTTCCTGAGTGTGGGGAGGGCATACATTGTTACTGCTGCACTCTCCTTTTTTGGAATGGCCAGCACTGAGGAGATGCCCACCAAAAACACCTTTCCCCCACATATTTCTGCTCAATCagaggaaaacaagaaaacttatTTTGAAGAAGTTTTTGGAAAATTCATTGATGTTTATCTCCTGCAAAAGACTGCTATCACAGATGGGGAAGATTATGTAAAAAATTATGCCCTGTGTTTCATCTTTCTTACCATCCTCATTTTGCAACTGAAAGACACTGCAGCAGAAGCAGATGGAGAAAGAAATCTTATCAATCAGAAATTACTTCTTTCTGTCTTCAAGTCTATGGGAGCATACGGCAAATATGCCTTAGAAATGTTTACCAGTATTGCACAGATGGAATGCATGCTAACTACACGCCTTGCTGAAGAAGTTAAATGGGGTTTCTTTGTCAACTGGGGGGGTGGTAACAACATGGAAGATGACTTGGCACAAGAAATCTCCAATAGGTTAAGCAAGTCTATTGTCCAGAGGATGGGGCCAAACAAAACTCTCAATTCTATTAGTAAAGTTTGTAAGGCAGCAAATGGAATCAAAGAAGTTAAGGAACAATTTGACACTTCTGCTGGTATTCGTCACACTTCAGTCCAACACACGGCACGAGATTCACTTGCAGAAGAGAAGGCAATGATTGCAGACCTGGTACAGTTAGATCCTTTTAGAATCATGCCTGGAAGATATCACGAAAGCTTTCCTGAAATCAAGAGCTGTCCCCTGAGATACTTAAATATTGTTGAATTTCATCAATGGCTTGACAAACACAAATGGGAATTGTCTAATATAAACTGA
- the LOC136895157 gene encoding craniofacial development protein 2-like has translation MLDSDDNDRPQRRSALVARELSRLDIDIAALSEVRFAEEGSLVERGAGYTFFWSGRGKEEHRQSGVGFMIKNNIVKKLHALPTGHSDRIMSLRLPLQADNSATLVSVYSPTLLADSAVKEAFYGDLHTVITCIDPKDKLIVLGDFNARLTITNTLFQQQDRFKTTWLHPRSKHWHLLDYILVRQKDTRDTVHTRVVPSADCYTDHRLVRAKLAFTFKPPPKRKSPQTKKLQVHRLHQPEIEAAFQARLAVRLQHPPNPDPSTQWQDFKTAVQESAAETLGFSVRKNKDWFDESDPAIQDLLDKKRSCYNHLLSKPDDPAARAAYKKACSTLQASLRAI, from the exons ATGCTGGATTCGGACGACAACGATCGCCCACAAAGACGCTCCGCTCTCGTGGCTAGAGAACTCTCTAGGCTTGATATTGACATCGCAGCCCTCAGTGAGGTACGTTTTGCCGAGGAAGGATCGCTTGTTGAACGTGGAGCAGGCTACACCTTTTTCTGGAGCGGGAGAGGAAAGGAAGAACATCGCCAGTCAGGTGTAGGCTTCATGATAAAAAACAACATCGTCAAGAAGCTTCACGCACTACCAACAGGTCATTCTGACCGCATCATGTCCCTTCGACTACCACTCCAAGCGGACAACTCTGCCACTCTTGTCAGTGTCTACAGTCCAACGCTGCTAGCTGACTCGGCTGTAAAAGAGGCCTTCTACGGTGATCTGCACACTGTCATCACATGCATAGACCCTAAGGACAAGTTGATCGTCCTTGGTGATTTCAATGCTAGG CTGACCATCACAAACACACTGTTTCAACAGCAAGACCGCTTCAAAACTACCTGGCTCCACCCTCGCTCAAAGCACTGGCATCTTCTGGACTATATCCTGGTTCGCCAGAAAGACACCAGAGATACCGTGCACACCAGAGTCGTGCCCAGCGCAGACTGTTACACAGACCACAGACTTGTACGTGCAAAGCTTGCATTCACCTTCAAGCCTCCTCCCAAGAGGAAAAGTCCACAAACCAAGAAACTTCAGGTGCACCGACTCCACCAACCAGAGATAGAAGCAGCCTTCCAGGCCAGGCTAGCGGTAAGGCTGCAGCACCCACCGAACCCTGACCCAAGCACACAGTGGCAGGATTTCAAGACAGCAGTCCAAGAGAGCGCAGCAGAAACCCTTGGCTTCTCAGTCAGGAAAAACAAAGACTGGTTCGACGAGTCTGACCCAGCCATCCAAGATCTCCTGGACAAGAAACGCTCCTGCTATAATCACCTCCTATCTAAGCCTGATGACCCCGCCGCCAGGGCGGCTTACAAAAAAGCTTGTAGCACTTTGCAGGCCAGTCTAAGAGCCATTTAA
- the LOC136895158 gene encoding uncharacterized protein: protein MMLRQAKEDILDGIYIRFRSDGSLFNLRRLLSHTKTMEQLIMELLFADDCALLAHTEVALQNPVDHFSEASKAFGLTISLKKTEVLFQPAPLQNYTPPHITIDSTTLNSVEHFTYLGSVMSNDATIDKDLDNRLSKASSSFGRLYKRVWNSHSLRLTTKIKVYRAVAISTLIYGAETWTLYRRQVRLLKRFHQRCLRSILNIKWHDYVPNEDVLEKAELLSIESIAFKQQLRWVRHVARMEDSRMPKAVLFGELKAGKRNRGAPNKRYKDQLKKDDASDRQTWRSTVQKASQEFEIQRSGAAREKRQRQKDRALSQNRASLPAAFICPRCSRTCASRIGLYSHQRACNPSALP from the coding sequence ATGATGCTACGCCAAGCGAAAGAGGACATCCTAGACGGAATCTACATCCGCTTCCGCTCCGATGGCAGCCTGTTCAATCTTAGACGGCTGCTCTCCCACACCAAGACAATGGAGCAACTCATCATGGAACTGCTGTTCGCTGATGACTGCGCACTTCTCGCACACACGGAAGTTGCTCTCCAAAATCCTGTCGACCACTTTTCTGAAGCCTCAAAGGCCTTCGGGCTTACCATCAGCCTGAAGAAGACCGAAGTGCTGTTCCAACCAGCACCCCTGCAAAACTACACCCCTCCTCACATCACTATTGACAGCACGACTCTGAATTCGGTCGAACACTTCACCTACCTTGGCAGTGTGATGTCAAACGACGCAACCATTGACAAGGACCTCGACAATCGGCTCTCAAAGGCAAGCAGCTCCTTTGGCAGACTTTACAAGAGAGTCTGGAACAGTCACTCACTCCGACTGACAACCAAAATCAAAGTCTACAGAGCCGTTGCCATCTCCACACTCATCTATGGTGCAGAAACCTGGACACTATACAGAAGACAAGTGAGGCTCCTTAAACGCTTCCATCAGCGGTGTCTACGCTCCATCCTGAACATCAAGTGGCATGACTACGTGCCCAATGAAGATGTCCTTGAGAAGGCTGAACTCCTCAGCATTGAGTCCATCGCTTTCAAACAGCAGTTGCGGTGGGTAAGGCACGTCGCAAGAATGGAAGACTCCCGCATGCCAAAAGCTGTCTTATTCGGGGAACTCAAGGCTGGGAAGCGAAACCGTGGTGCTCCGAACAAGAGGTACAAAGACCAGCTAAAGAAGGATGATGCCTCCGATCGACAAACGTGGCGGTCAACAGTCCAGAAGGCAAGCCAAGAGTTTGAAATCCAGAGGAGCGGCGCAGCGAGGGAAaaaagacaacgccagaaagaCCGGGCGCTGTCTCAAAATCGAGCCTCACTACCTGCAGCCTTCATCTGCCCGCGATGCAGCAGGACCTGTGCATCCCGCATAGGCCTCTACAGTCACCAGCGGGCGTGCAACCCATCAGCCCTTCCCTGA